A genomic region of Mesorhizobium sp. NZP2077 contains the following coding sequences:
- a CDS encoding pseudouridine synthase, giving the protein MAKSPGVSLNRALSKLGLCSRTQAEVLIAEGRVRVGGKVVRDAALRVDLNRDRIVVDGEEVVAERKVYVMLNKPRGLVTTRDDPQQRDTVYACLEGLDLPFVSPVGRLDKASEGLILMTNDTRFANRLMDQASHLPKTYHVQVGAVPDEAMLETLRAGVTVDGESLTANSIALLRSGGRTAWLEIVLDEGRNRHIRRLLAAHGIEVKRLIRIAVGGLPLGDLAKGTARHLTAEELVLVGG; this is encoded by the coding sequence ATGGCCAAATCCCCCGGTGTCAGCTTGAACCGCGCCCTGTCCAAACTCGGCCTGTGCTCGCGCACGCAAGCCGAGGTGCTGATTGCCGAGGGCCGCGTGCGCGTCGGGGGCAAGGTGGTGCGCGATGCCGCATTGCGCGTCGACCTGAACCGCGACCGCATCGTCGTCGATGGCGAAGAGGTGGTTGCCGAGCGCAAGGTCTATGTCATGCTCAACAAGCCGCGCGGGCTGGTCACCACCCGCGACGACCCGCAACAGCGCGACACCGTCTATGCCTGTCTCGAAGGGCTCGATCTGCCCTTCGTCTCGCCGGTCGGCCGCCTCGACAAGGCGAGCGAAGGCCTGATTCTGATGACCAACGACACACGCTTCGCCAACCGGCTGATGGACCAGGCCTCGCATCTGCCCAAGACCTATCACGTCCAGGTCGGTGCGGTGCCGGACGAGGCGATGCTGGAGACGCTGCGCGCGGGCGTCACCGTCGACGGCGAGAGCCTGACGGCAAACTCGATCGCGCTTTTGCGCAGCGGCGGCCGCACCGCCTGGCTGGAGATCGTGCTCGACGAAGGCCGCAACCGCCACATACGCCGCCTGCTCGCCGCCCACGGCATCGAGGTCAAGCGCCTCATCCGCATCGCCGTCGGCGGCCTGCCGCTCGGCGACCTCGCCAAGGGCACGGCGCGGCATTTGACAGCGGAGGAACTGGTGTTGGTGGGTGGGTGA
- a CDS encoding OsmC family protein produces MFEYSVEARRTDARGSVATTKNAALVLDTCLEGRADAFNPAELLLAAIAACMIKGIERVTPMLGFKLRGVRVALHAVRRDSPPGIASIDYELVVDTDETDQRLELLHKNVRKYGTISNTVAAATKLEGTIRRKA; encoded by the coding sequence ATGTTCGAATACAGCGTTGAAGCCAGACGGACCGATGCACGAGGCAGCGTGGCTACCACCAAGAACGCCGCGCTTGTTCTCGACACCTGTCTCGAGGGCCGGGCCGATGCCTTCAATCCAGCCGAACTGCTTCTCGCGGCCATCGCCGCCTGTATGATCAAGGGCATCGAGCGCGTGACGCCAATGCTTGGTTTCAAGCTGCGCGGCGTCAGGGTCGCGTTGCATGCCGTTCGGCGCGACAGCCCGCCGGGGATTGCCTCGATCGACTACGAGCTTGTCGTCGACACCGATGAAACCGACCAGCGGCTGGAGCTGCTGCACAAGAACGTCCGCAAATACGGCACGATTTCCAACACAGTCGCCGCCGCCACGAAACTCGAAGGCACGATCAGGAGAAAAGCATGA
- a CDS encoding class I SAM-dependent methyltransferase, with the protein MTMQQPIFDPAKFKETTRRQWDSAAEAWNRWGSLLTRWLGLATELMLDMTDVGKGSRVLDVAAGAGEQTLTAARRVGPTGYVLATDISAGILNFAAENARLAGYANVDTAVADGEMLDAISAEPFDAAISRVGLIYFPDQNRALGGMRDHLKPGGKVGAIVYSTADRNPFFSIPVGIIRRRAALPAPLPGQPGPFSLGDPAVLAKRLTDAGFHDVRIEKVNAPVRLRSALECLQFEQESFGALHQMLAGLSPSEQDDAWAEIETALGQFEQDGQFEGPCEMLVAAATR; encoded by the coding sequence ATGACCATGCAGCAACCGATTTTCGATCCGGCAAAGTTCAAGGAAACCACCCGCAGGCAATGGGACAGCGCCGCCGAGGCCTGGAACCGCTGGGGTTCGCTGTTGACCCGCTGGCTCGGACTCGCCACCGAACTGATGCTTGACATGACCGATGTCGGCAAGGGCAGCCGGGTCCTCGACGTCGCTGCCGGTGCCGGCGAACAGACGCTGACGGCGGCGCGGCGTGTCGGGCCGACGGGCTATGTGCTGGCCACCGACATCTCGGCCGGCATTCTGAACTTTGCCGCCGAGAATGCGAGGCTGGCCGGCTACGCCAATGTCGACACCGCCGTCGCCGATGGCGAAATGCTGGATGCCATTTCGGCCGAACCATTCGACGCGGCGATCTCGCGCGTCGGGCTGATCTATTTTCCCGACCAGAACCGGGCGCTGGGCGGCATGCGCGATCATCTGAAGCCAGGTGGCAAGGTTGGCGCCATCGTCTATTCCACCGCCGACAGGAACCCGTTCTTCTCCATTCCGGTCGGCATCATCCGCCGCCGCGCCGCGCTGCCCGCGCCCCTGCCCGGCCAGCCCGGGCCGTTCAGCCTGGGCGACCCGGCGGTGCTGGCCAAGCGCCTGACCGATGCGGGGTTCCACGACGTGCGCATCGAGAAGGTCAACGCGCCGGTGCGGCTGCGATCGGCGCTCGAATGCCTGCAGTTCGAGCAGGAATCGTTCGGCGCGCTGCACCAGATGCTGGCCGGCCTGTCGCCCAGCGAGCAGGACGACGCCTGGGCCGAAATCGAAACCGCGCTTGGCCAGTTCGAACAGGACGGACAGTTCGAAGGGCCATGCGAAATGCTGGTTGCAGCCGCCACCAGATAA
- a CDS encoding SDR family oxidoreductase produces the protein MQSLKGQNVAVVGGSRGVGRSIVKAALSEGATVLAVARGMEALKELAWEASGVKTLAADATQDTAPDAVFAAMQPDVLVICAGAFAPSASIQDQSWDDFSANWQTDVKASFLFCKAALQGALKPGSRVVLISSGAAFSGGPPNSGGYSGAKRMQMFLAAHSQKEADRLGLGLRFMALAPMRIMAGTGVGQRGITGISAYLGISPADFLASMSDVQTPADVGRAVVALAGGKAQGTAFTVSGSGLAAAA, from the coding sequence ATGCAATCGTTGAAAGGTCAAAATGTCGCCGTGGTCGGAGGCAGCCGGGGTGTCGGCCGCTCGATCGTGAAAGCTGCGCTCAGCGAGGGGGCGACGGTGCTTGCCGTCGCTCGCGGCATGGAAGCTTTGAAGGAACTCGCCTGGGAGGCGTCAGGCGTGAAGACGCTTGCCGCCGACGCCACGCAGGACACCGCGCCCGACGCGGTGTTTGCCGCCATGCAGCCGGACGTGCTGGTAATCTGCGCCGGTGCCTTCGCTCCGTCGGCGTCCATCCAGGACCAGAGCTGGGACGATTTCTCGGCGAATTGGCAGACCGACGTCAAGGCATCGTTCCTGTTCTGCAAGGCGGCCCTGCAAGGGGCGCTGAAGCCGGGTAGCCGCGTGGTGCTGATTTCCAGCGGCGCGGCATTCAGCGGCGGCCCGCCGAACTCCGGCGGCTATTCCGGCGCCAAGCGCATGCAGATGTTCCTGGCCGCCCACAGCCAGAAGGAAGCCGACCGGCTTGGTCTTGGCTTGCGCTTCATGGCGCTGGCGCCGATGCGCATCATGGCCGGCACCGGCGTCGGCCAGCGCGGCATTACTGGCATCTCCGCCTATCTCGGCATCAGCCCGGCGGATTTCCTGGCCAGCATGAGCGATGTCCAGACACCCGCCGATGTCGGACGCGCCGTGGTCGCGCTAGCCGGCGGCAAGGCGCAGGGAACCGCCTTCACGGTCAGCGGCAGCGGCCTTGCAGCGGCGGCATGA
- a CDS encoding VIT family protein: MSRLHVENHLVSRIGWLRAAVLGANDGIVSTASLIVGVASAAAPTSQVLVAGIAGLVAGAMSMAAGEYVSVSSQSDTENADLAREREELRTQPEFEREELAQIYVNRGLETGLARQVADQLMVRDALAAHAHDELGISEMTTARPIQAALTSAATFSVGAAMPLLMVLVSPASMLVLAVSVASLLFLGFLGAIGARAGGANILRATLRVTFWGAFAMALTAGIGALVGTAV, encoded by the coding sequence ATGAGCCGCCTGCATGTCGAAAACCATCTGGTGTCACGTATCGGCTGGCTACGCGCCGCGGTGCTAGGGGCCAATGACGGCATCGTCTCGACCGCCAGCCTTATCGTCGGCGTAGCCTCGGCCGCCGCGCCGACTTCGCAGGTTCTGGTTGCCGGCATAGCCGGGCTGGTCGCCGGCGCCATGTCGATGGCGGCCGGCGAGTATGTCTCGGTCAGCTCCCAGTCGGACACCGAGAATGCCGACCTTGCCCGCGAACGCGAGGAACTCAGGACGCAGCCGGAATTCGAGCGCGAGGAACTGGCGCAGATCTACGTCAATCGCGGGTTGGAGACAGGCCTGGCGCGGCAGGTCGCCGATCAGCTGATGGTCAGGGATGCACTGGCCGCGCACGCCCATGACGAACTCGGCATTTCCGAAATGACCACGGCGCGGCCGATCCAGGCGGCGCTGACCTCGGCGGCGACCTTCAGCGTCGGTGCGGCTATGCCGTTGCTCATGGTGCTGGTGTCGCCGGCCTCCATGCTGGTGCTGGCGGTTTCGGTGGCCTCCCTGCTTTTCCTTGGCTTTCTCGGCGCCATCGGCGCCAGGGCGGGCGGCGCCAACATCCTTCGCGCAACGCTGCGCGTCACCTTCTGGGGCGCCTTCGCCATGGCGCTCACCGCCGGCATCGGCGCGCTGGTCGGCACGGCGGTATGA
- a CDS encoding cyclase yields MTTLFVRHTVSDYKAWRKVYDGFAPVQKSGGVKAETVYQAADNPNDVTVTHDFASVAEAQAFIKNPKLKEAMGNAGVVGAPTMWITNKA; encoded by the coding sequence ATGACGACGCTGTTCGTGAGACATACCGTGTCCGACTATAAGGCCTGGCGCAAAGTCTATGACGGGTTCGCCCCGGTGCAAAAGTCCGGCGGCGTGAAGGCAGAGACCGTCTATCAGGCGGCGGACAACCCCAACGACGTCACCGTAACGCATGATTTCGCCAGTGTCGCCGAGGCGCAGGCCTTCATCAAAAATCCAAAATTGAAAGAGGCGATGGGAAACGCCGGCGTGGTCGGCGCGCCGACCATGTGGATCACCAACAAGGCCTGA
- a CDS encoding GH3 auxin-responsive promoter family protein, which produces MVAEAWAQIAGATAAAEAVFQSRLDSVEATQRAVLRRLVNANAATAFGADQGFAGVTSAETFRDLVPICDYEMVSPYIERVVSGGDNVLTAEPVRFLEQTGGSSGGSKFIPYTDTGLQAFTDCLYPWLANLIRRRPGIRRGRSYFALSPVGRGANERVGAHRLGSPVPFAYFGALRDSLIELSAVPMHLRLLTDFANWQRQTCLHLLAAEDLALIWVWSPTYLTEILRAMQRDGGSLLAELAEKLRATQTADAVRSRIAVLERALGNSQLSEIWPRLDTISCWTDASSSGFAAALQAQFPHVFIQSKGLMSTEAAVSFPYGDGPGCILASQSGFFEFVDEGGACLFASQLEAGRIYRLIVTTGSGLYRYDTQDMIEVTGYSGDTPRLRFHGRAGMASDLCGEKLTEAFVARCLAEIGLDHRTYALLVAVAAPHPHYRLFVEAGQGRTVDAFDESLDHALKANPQYEYARRIGQLEPLRAKGVDDLYGRLKRHRTAGGTSIAGMKAPILLGRSDAALLAALEADQGEI; this is translated from the coding sequence ATGGTTGCTGAAGCCTGGGCGCAGATTGCCGGTGCGACCGCCGCTGCCGAGGCTGTTTTCCAGTCCCGGCTCGACAGTGTCGAGGCCACGCAGCGCGCCGTCTTGCGGCGGCTTGTCAACGCCAATGCCGCGACAGCGTTCGGAGCTGACCAAGGCTTCGCCGGCGTCACTTCGGCGGAAACCTTTCGCGATCTGGTGCCGATCTGCGACTACGAGATGGTGTCGCCCTATATCGAACGAGTGGTCAGCGGGGGTGACAACGTGCTGACCGCCGAACCGGTCCGGTTCCTGGAACAGACCGGCGGCAGTTCCGGCGGCTCGAAATTTATTCCTTATACGGATACGGGCCTGCAGGCCTTCACCGATTGCCTTTATCCCTGGCTGGCGAACCTGATCCGCCGCCGCCCGGGCATCAGGCGTGGACGCAGCTATTTTGCACTGAGCCCAGTGGGCCGCGGCGCGAACGAGCGCGTCGGCGCACACAGGTTGGGCAGTCCAGTGCCTTTCGCCTATTTCGGCGCCTTGCGCGACAGCCTGATCGAACTTTCCGCCGTGCCGATGCACCTGCGGTTGCTCACCGATTTCGCCAACTGGCAGAGGCAGACCTGCCTGCATCTTTTGGCCGCTGAGGATCTTGCCCTGATCTGGGTCTGGAGCCCGACCTATCTGACGGAAATCCTGCGCGCGATGCAACGCGATGGCGGAAGCCTGTTGGCGGAACTGGCTGAGAAGCTGCGCGCTACGCAGACGGCGGATGCGGTGCGCAGTCGCATTGCCGTGCTGGAACGCGCGCTTGGGAATTCGCAACTGTCGGAGATCTGGCCTCGCCTCGACACGATCAGCTGCTGGACCGACGCCTCGAGCAGCGGCTTTGCCGCCGCATTGCAGGCGCAATTCCCGCACGTGTTCATCCAGTCCAAGGGGCTGATGTCCACCGAAGCCGCCGTTTCATTCCCCTACGGCGATGGCCCCGGCTGTATACTGGCATCGCAAAGCGGGTTCTTCGAGTTTGTCGATGAAGGCGGTGCCTGCCTTTTCGCCTCGCAGTTGGAAGCCGGTCGGATCTACAGGCTGATCGTTACCACGGGCTCCGGTCTCTACCGCTACGACACGCAGGACATGATCGAGGTCACTGGATATAGCGGGGATACGCCGCGCCTGCGCTTCCATGGCCGTGCCGGCATGGCGTCCGATCTCTGTGGCGAGAAGCTCACGGAAGCTTTCGTCGCGCGCTGTCTGGCCGAGATCGGGCTCGATCATCGAACCTATGCGCTGCTGGTGGCGGTCGCGGCCCCACACCCGCACTACCGGCTTTTCGTCGAGGCTGGTCAAGGGCGCACCGTCGACGCGTTTGATGAAAGTCTCGACCACGCGCTCAAGGCCAATCCGCAATATGAATATGCCCGTCGGATCGGCCAGCTCGAGCCGTTGCGGGCCAAAGGCGTCGACGACCTCTATGGCAGGCTGAAGCGCCACCGCACGGCGGGCGGCACCAGTATTGCCGGGATGAAGGCGCCGATACTGCTCGGGCGATCGGACGCGGCGCTTCTAGCAGCGCTCGAAGCGGATCAGGGGGAGATCTAG
- a CDS encoding Crp/Fnr family transcriptional regulator yields MAIAPLTRHACHSLEQRYMIEIMSLPLIALLDRLEGREIEFAAGAPVFHLGDPVRFIHVVRSGVVHLVRHQDNGTALILQRAGPNSILAEASLYSASYHCAARTEVAAVTWAIPRAGLLTRIEEDTELAIAWARHLGHEVQQARLQSEILSLKTVAARLDAWVSWHGSLPARGHWSTLAREVGVSPEALYREIAWRRRRDTI; encoded by the coding sequence ATGGCAATTGCTCCGTTGACCAGGCATGCTTGCCACAGCCTCGAGCAACGCTACATGATAGAAATCATGTCGCTCCCGCTAATTGCCTTGCTCGACCGTCTGGAAGGCCGCGAGATCGAGTTCGCGGCGGGAGCACCGGTGTTTCATCTGGGTGATCCCGTCCGGTTCATTCACGTCGTGCGTTCGGGCGTCGTTCATCTGGTCAGGCATCAGGACAATGGGACGGCCCTGATCCTTCAACGTGCGGGTCCAAATTCCATCCTGGCGGAAGCCTCGTTGTATTCCGCCTCTTACCATTGCGCGGCCCGAACGGAGGTTGCTGCCGTGACCTGGGCCATTCCGCGCGCCGGCCTGCTCACCCGGATCGAGGAAGACACAGAGCTGGCGATCGCGTGGGCGCGCCATCTCGGCCACGAGGTCCAGCAGGCGCGACTGCAGTCGGAGATCTTGTCCCTCAAGACAGTCGCGGCCCGCCTTGATGCATGGGTGTCCTGGCATGGGAGTCTTCCCGCCAGGGGACACTGGTCAACGTTGGCCCGTGAAGTAGGTGTCAGTCCCGAGGCGCTTTATCGCGAAATCGCCTGGCGCCGAAGGCGTGACACAATTTGA
- a CDS encoding sigma factor, with protein sequence MTDAPGPLEPLGPTGRPILDRPAFERLTTTHRRELKLHCYRMMGSLHEADDLVQETLLKAWRGRAQFDGRGSPRG encoded by the coding sequence ATGACAGACGCTCCCGGCCCGCTTGAGCCGCTGGGCCCGACAGGCAGGCCGATCCTCGATCGGCCTGCCTTCGAGCGCCTGACAACGACCCACCGCCGCGAGCTGAAGCTGCATTGCTACCGGATGATGGGCTCGCTGCACGAGGCCGACGATCTCGTGCAGGAGACGCTGCTGAAGGCCTGGCGCGGCCGCGCGCAATTCGACGGGCGTGGCTCACCGCGCGGCTAG
- a CDS encoding LysR family transcriptional regulator produces the protein MHWDDLRIFLAVARDGSISGAAKRMNIQHSTVSRRIRLLETQLGTRLIERKKSGYELTPAGDELRMAAGKMELEVLEVEGALGGQEDRVAGELRVSAINNMASSVLMPIFAGFSAAYPDIRLHVQVSNKYVSLAERHADIAIRLTNTPLDTLVGTRLTNVASAVYGERRYLEGLRASGATPSWLGVECCAFHQSWTHAACPDHRHSFFVDDTLLTLAALKQGLGIAYLPCFMGDSAGELERFREPDPIHDLGLWLLYHPDLKRTKRVRMFREHMMAAIRDQSALFEGLLPQPSGSA, from the coding sequence ATGCATTGGGATGACTTGCGGATTTTCCTGGCCGTCGCGCGCGACGGCTCGATAAGCGGCGCCGCAAAACGCATGAACATCCAGCACTCCACCGTGTCGAGGCGTATCCGGCTGCTGGAGACGCAGCTTGGCACGCGGCTGATCGAGCGCAAGAAATCCGGCTACGAACTGACGCCGGCAGGCGACGAACTGAGGATGGCGGCCGGCAAGATGGAGCTGGAAGTGCTTGAGGTCGAAGGCGCGCTCGGCGGCCAGGAAGACCGCGTCGCAGGCGAGCTCAGGGTGTCGGCGATCAACAACATGGCTTCATCAGTGCTGATGCCGATCTTCGCCGGCTTCAGCGCGGCCTACCCAGATATCCGCCTGCATGTGCAGGTCTCCAACAAATATGTCAGCCTCGCCGAACGCCATGCCGACATCGCCATCCGGCTGACCAACACGCCGCTCGACACGCTGGTCGGCACCCGGCTCACCAATGTGGCGTCGGCCGTCTACGGGGAGCGGCGCTATCTCGAGGGTCTGCGCGCCAGCGGCGCCACGCCGAGCTGGCTTGGCGTGGAGTGCTGCGCCTTCCACCAATCCTGGACCCATGCGGCATGCCCGGACCACCGCCACAGTTTCTTCGTCGACGACACGCTGCTGACGCTGGCTGCCCTGAAGCAGGGGCTGGGCATCGCCTATCTGCCCTGCTTCATGGGCGATAGCGCCGGCGAACTGGAGCGCTTTCGCGAACCGGACCCGATCCACGATCTTGGGCTCTGGCTGCTCTACCATCCGGACCTCAAGCGAACCAAGCGCGTCAGGATGTTTCGCGAACACATGATGGCGGCCATCCGCGACCAGAGCGCGCTGTTCGAAGGCCTCCTGCCACAGCCATCAGGATCGGCTTGA
- a CDS encoding cytochrome P450 — protein sequence MHNEPSSSPAFEAVRHPWQGIRAGAFEGAADTYAIHDEMRRRAPVWRAPWGDVYLTGYDLVSSSLANRKLSHVPPGGGTAEPSSAIRDWLIYQEGSAHTALRQALQQPFVGKGMAALRPVVDEAVEDLVGDAGQSGTIDVVAAFTRAVPEWVICRLLGVPDEDMPMIRAWSGSIRTILDAGFDEAFGGHGNPADEMSDYFVEHLRRLLAAGQVPPLLTGLASLVEALGLTAAGRNIAFLAFAGHETTVHLIGNMLFHLAHQPSQWSALRRDRRLAANAVAETLRLESPVQKICRWPLEPVMLDGQEIEKDDLLVLLVGAANRDPAQFADASRFDLGRAGKQNLAFGRGAHVCIGRALAEMEGTAVLEAALARWNTIEPVAARWMDNSSIRGLDALTLRLTA from the coding sequence ATGCATAACGAGCCTTCTTCCAGTCCTGCATTCGAAGCCGTGCGGCATCCATGGCAAGGCATTCGTGCCGGCGCCTTCGAAGGTGCCGCGGACACCTACGCGATCCATGATGAAATGCGACGGCGCGCTCCGGTCTGGCGAGCGCCTTGGGGCGATGTCTACCTCACCGGCTACGATCTCGTTTCGAGCAGCCTCGCCAATCGCAAGCTGTCGCATGTACCGCCGGGCGGCGGGACCGCCGAGCCGTCTTCCGCGATCCGCGACTGGCTGATCTATCAGGAGGGCAGCGCCCACACCGCCCTGCGCCAGGCGCTGCAGCAACCCTTTGTCGGCAAAGGCATGGCAGCATTGCGTCCCGTCGTGGACGAAGCGGTCGAGGACCTTGTCGGCGATGCCGGCCAGTCCGGCACGATTGATGTCGTGGCCGCCTTCACGCGCGCCGTACCCGAATGGGTCATCTGCCGCCTGCTTGGCGTGCCGGACGAGGACATGCCGATGATCCGGGCATGGTCGGGCTCGATCCGCACCATTCTCGATGCCGGCTTCGACGAAGCGTTTGGCGGCCATGGCAACCCGGCCGACGAAATGTCCGACTATTTCGTGGAGCATCTGCGTCGTCTGCTTGCCGCCGGGCAGGTACCGCCGCTGCTGACTGGGCTTGCCAGTCTTGTCGAGGCGCTGGGGCTGACGGCCGCCGGTCGCAACATTGCCTTCCTTGCCTTTGCCGGCCACGAGACCACGGTGCACCTTATCGGCAACATGCTGTTCCATCTTGCTCACCAGCCTTCCCAGTGGTCCGCCCTGCGTAGAGACCGCCGGCTTGCCGCCAATGCCGTTGCCGAAACGCTGCGGCTGGAAAGCCCTGTACAGAAGATCTGCCGCTGGCCACTCGAACCCGTCATGCTTGACGGCCAGGAAATCGAGAAGGACGATCTGTTGGTGCTCCTCGTCGGCGCCGCCAACCGCGATCCCGCCCAGTTTGCTGATGCGTCGCGTTTCGACCTTGGCCGGGCCGGCAAGCAGAATTTGGCCTTCGGCCGGGGCGCGCACGTATGCATCGGCAGGGCGCTCGCGGAAATGGAAGGTACCGCGGTGCTGGAAGCCGCACTCGCCCGTTGGAACACCATCGAACCGGTTGCCGCCCGCTGGATGGACAATTCCTCCATCCGCGGCCTGGACGCGTTGACCTTGCGCCTGACGGCCTGA
- a CDS encoding histidine phosphatase family protein, producing MSNAYPQIHLVRHGETAWSLSGQHTGRTDMPLTPAGEAAARGVADRLKGLSFSAVWSSPSQRAYNTSVLAGFGATSVRNDDLQEWDYGAYEGRTTKDILAERPGWNVFRDGCPKGEMAADVGARADRIIRQLRDAGGSILIFSSAHFLRVLTARWLGLPPEGGALFVLDTASISVLGYEHDLSEPVVRKWNLK from the coding sequence ATGAGCAACGCATATCCGCAAATCCACCTGGTCCGGCATGGCGAGACGGCGTGGAGCCTTTCGGGTCAGCATACCGGCCGCACCGACATGCCGCTGACGCCTGCCGGCGAAGCCGCCGCGCGGGGCGTGGCGGATCGGCTCAAGGGTCTTTCGTTTTCGGCGGTTTGGTCGAGCCCCTCGCAGCGTGCCTACAACACCAGCGTGCTGGCCGGCTTTGGCGCGACTAGCGTCAGAAACGATGATCTGCAGGAGTGGGACTACGGCGCCTATGAAGGGCGCACCACCAAGGACATCCTGGCCGAGCGGCCGGGATGGAACGTCTTTCGCGACGGCTGCCCAAAAGGCGAGATGGCGGCCGATGTCGGCGCCCGCGCCGACAGGATCATCAGACAGCTTCGCGACGCAGGTGGCTCGATCCTGATATTCTCCAGCGCGCATTTCCTGCGCGTGCTGACCGCCCGCTGGCTCGGCCTGCCGCCGGAAGGCGGCGCGCTGTTCGTGCTCGATACGGCGAGCATCAGCGTGCTCGGCTACGAGCATGATCTGAGCGAGCCGGTGGTGCGCAAGTGGAACCTGAAGTAG
- a CDS encoding VOC family protein, which yields MNFVSVRIITSDVQRLVRFYGEITGMPVMVYTEDFAELATPSCTLAIGSTRTLMLFGGDIARPADNHTAILEFRVGDVDAEFARLSDLIRNVTVQQPTTMPWGNRSLLFRDPDGNLVNFFTPVSAEAIRKFDK from the coding sequence ATGAATTTCGTTTCTGTCCGCATCATCACCTCGGACGTTCAGCGCCTCGTGCGCTTCTACGGCGAGATCACCGGCATGCCGGTCATGGTCTACACGGAGGACTTCGCCGAACTGGCGACACCTTCGTGCACGCTGGCGATCGGCAGCACGCGCACCTTGATGCTGTTCGGCGGCGACATCGCCCGCCCCGCCGACAACCACACCGCCATCCTGGAATTCCGTGTCGGCGACGTCGATGCCGAATTCGCCCGGCTGTCGGACTTGATCAGGAACGTGACCGTGCAGCAGCCCACCACCATGCCCTGGGGCAACCGCTCGCTGCTGTTTCGCGACCCCGACGGCAACCTGGTGAATTTCTTCACTCCGGTCAGCGCAGAAGCGATCCGGAAGTTCGATAAATAG